GCGTATCAGCGGCCCGGCGGCAATCCAGGAGATGATGAATACGGTGGCCGATAATCTGGCTGCGCGGTATGCCATTCAGCTGGGTGGGGCAACTGAGGGTGGATTTGCGATTGAAGTGGCAAATATCCGTCATGTCGAAGATTTCTTCCAGCTGGAATCGTTGCTGAAAGCGATGAGCTCAGTGGCTGAAGTGAACGCGACCCATCTGCAGGGCGACCGGGTTCGTTTTTCAATCCGGTTGCTGAGTAACGAGCAGGCGTTTGCCCGTGAGCTGAGTATGGAACCTCGTCTTCAGTCGCAGCCGGTGACTTCTTTGGTGCGTGAGATGCCAGCAGAGGGTTCATCACCCGGTGCAGCACCCGAAGGTATCATTGTTCCGACATCCCGTGAGGGTTCGGCCTCTGAGCCGCTGCCTCAGCTCGATGTGTCTGCCACCCGCAGTTCAGTGGCATCCGGAATCAGCCAGTATTACTGGAATCCCAATGCCTGAACGCAGACAGCAGTTAAATGATTGAAAAAAGAACCCCGGCAAGACAGCCGGGGTTCTTTTTTACTTAACGACAATTATTTATCGCCGTGAGCTTCGCGCTCTTCACGTTCGACCTGAGACAGTTTCTTCAGCTTGTTGCCGAGTTCCCGTCCGCGTGCCCGGGCAAACAGAATGTTGCCGAAGAAAGCAGCAATGGTCAGTCCCAGTTCGACCAGAGCCAGCCAGCGCTCACCGCCATCGACCCACAACAGAGTCAGGGCATGAAGGAAGTAAAACATCAGGATGAAGTTGGCCCAGGCGTGCGTGTAAGGTTTCCCCTCCAGAATTCCTTTCATCGGCAACAGCAAGGGCAGTATCCACATCCCGGCAACAACATAGTTGTTCAGGTGCGGGTGCGGGGAAATCACGCTTTGCCAGAGTGCAACCCATAGCAGCAGTGACAGGTTCGCGGTCAGCGCAAAGTAGCGCAGATTCTGGGTCGAGGGGCTCATTGGTTTCATGATCAAATCCTTTCGCTGCGATTTCACGCAGGACGTCACTTATTGCAACTTAAGGGCTGTCTGTGCCAGCCTTTTTCCTAATGCCTGTGCCAGAGCTGCTTC
This DNA window, taken from Photobacterium sp. CCB-ST2H9, encodes the following:
- a CDS encoding DUF2069 domain-containing protein, yielding MKPMSPSTQNLRYFALTANLSLLLWVALWQSVISPHPHLNNYVVAGMWILPLLLPMKGILEGKPYTHAWANFILMFYFLHALTLLWVDGGERWLALVELGLTIAAFFGNILFARARGRELGNKLKKLSQVEREEREAHGDK